One window of Opisthocomus hoazin isolate bOpiHoa1 chromosome 13, bOpiHoa1.hap1, whole genome shotgun sequence genomic DNA carries:
- the BRAP gene encoding BRCA1-associated protein, with translation MSVSLVVIRLELADDSPLPAGFTYSAVVPGMESTAAAPAAVPACLEGKGPGERAAILHQHLGRREMTDVIIETIQPRADETKAGTEGRKSAEAASAEDKNKRDDQSKEREAAPDSPSKQLPDQISFFSGNPSVEIVHGIMHLYKTNKMTSLKEDIRRSAMLCILTVPATMTSHDLMKFVASFYEVIEHMKIIRDSTPNQYMVLIKFSSQADADSFYMACNGRQFNSIEEDVCQLVYVERAEVFKSEDGASLPVMDLTELPKCTVCLERMDESVNGILTTLCNHSFHSQCLQRWEDTTCPVCRYCQTPEPVEENKCFECGVQENLWICLICGHIGCGRYVSRHAYKHFEETQHTYAMQLTNHRVWDYAGDNYVHRLVASKTDGKIVQYECEGDMCQEEKIDALQLEYSYLLTSQLESQRIYWENKIVRIEKDTAEEINNMKTKFKETIEKCDSLEQRLNDLLKEKQSVERKCSQLNNKVAKLSNELKEEQELNKCLRANQALLQNKLKEEERVLKETCEQKDLQISEIQEQLRDVMFYLETQQKINHLPAETRQEIQEGQINIAVASSASSSAGGTGKPSSRRGRGKRGK, from the exons ATGAGCGTGTCCCTGGTGGTGATCCGGCTGGAGCTGGCCGACGActcgccgctgcccgccgggttCACGTATAGCGCGGTCG TTCCCGGGATGGAGAGCACCGCGGCGGCACCGGCTGCCGTCCCGGCCTGCCTGGAGGGGAAaggccccggggagcgggcggccatCCTCCACCAGCACCTCGGCCGCAGGGAGATGACCGACGTGATCATCGAGACCATCCAGCCCCGGGCAG atgaaacaaaagcTGGCACGGAAGGAAGAAAATCTGCAGAGGCTGCATCTGCTGAGGACAAAAATAAACGTGATGATCAAAGTAAAGAGCGTGAGGCTGCTCCAGACTCGCCTTCAAAACAGCTCCCTGACCAGATTTCCTTCTTCAGCGGGAATCCCTCTGTCGAGATCGTTCACGGCATTATGCATCTGTACAAAACAAA CAAGATGACCTCTCTGAAGGAGGACATCAGGCGCAGCGCCATGCTCTGTATCCTCACCGTCCCTGCCACCATGACCAGCCACGACCTGATGAAGTTTGTCGCCTCCTTCTACGAAGTCATCGAGCACATGAAAATCATCCGAGATTCCACTCCAAACCAGTACATGGTGCTGATAAAGTTCAGCTCGCAG GCTGATGCAGATAGCTTTTATATGGCGTGCAATGGCCGGCAGTTCAACTCGATAGAGGAGGACGTTTGCCAGCTGGTCTACGTGGAGAGGGCTGAAGTCTTCAAATCAGAAGAT GGGGCCAGCCTGCCTGTGATGGATCTGACCGAGCTCCCGAAGTGCACGGTCTGCCTGGAGAGGATGGATGAGTCCGTGAACGGGATCCTCACCACGCTGTGCAACCACAGCTTTCACAGCCAGTGTCTGCAGCGGTGGGAGGACACCAC GTGTCCTGTCTGCAGATACTGCCAAACGCCTGAGCCGGTGGAAGAGAACAAGTGTTTTGAGTGTGGAGTTCAAGAA AACCTTTGGATCTGCTTAATATGTGGGCACATAGGCTGTGGCCGGTACGTGAGTCGACACGCTTACAAACACTTCGAGGAGACCCAGCACACCTACGCAATGCAGTTGACCAACCACAGGGTCTGGGACTACGCTGGAG ataACTACGTCCATCGACTGGTTGCAAGTAAAACCGACGGGAAGATAGTGCAGTATGAGTGTGAGGGAGATATGTGTCAGGAAGAGAAAATTGATGCCTTACAATTAGAG TACTCGTATTTGCTAACGAGCCAGCTGGAATCGCAGCGAATCTACTGGGAAAACAAGATTGTCCGGATAGAAAAGGACACGGCTGAAGAG ATTAACAACATGAAGACCAAATTTAAAGAGACCATTGAGAAGTGTGACAGTCTGGAACAGCGGCTGAATGACTTGCTCAAAGAAAAGCAGTCTGTCGAGAGGAA GTGTTCACAGCTGAATAACAAAGTGGCTAAACTCTCCAATGAGCTGAAGGAGGAGCAAGAACTGAATAAGTGTTTGCGAGCGAATCAAGCCCTGCTTCAGAACAAACTGAAGGAGGAGGAGCGGGTGTTAAAGGAAACCTGCGAGCAGAAGGACCTGCAGATCTCGGAGATCCAGGAGCAGTTGCGGGATGTCATGTTCTACTTGGAGACACAACAGAAaatcaatcacctccctgccgaGACCCGCCAGGAGATTCAGGAAGGACAGATCAACATCGCAGTGGCATCTTCTGCCAGCTCCTCCGCGGGGGGCACGGGCAAGCCTTCTTCCAGGAGAGGCCGGGGCAAGAGGGGCAAATGA